GTCTTTGTTGGCAACAGTGTCATCATCTTTCTCAGTAATGTCATCTAGCAGATCATCACTAAGTTCTTCTACAGGAGGCTCCACAGTGATACCTATCTTGTGAAGTTTCTTACCAATACCAAAGACCCTGCTGGTTGGTATTTTGGTGTAATCCTTGCATCTGATCTGAACTCTGACTACCTCAAAAAAGGACTTGAAATTCCCTTGCCAGTCTACATCAACTAGAGTACCCACCACTGAGATGAACTGTTCCAGTACTGACCATTCAGCCCATTTTGGTGCTACACCTGTCAGCTGCAGCCAGACTGTTTGCAGTTCAGCAAGGTGCTCTAGCTCTCCCTTCCATTCTTCAACATTAACAATAACCCCTTCCATCTCTGGCAGTCCAAAGTTTGGGTAGCCAGCTACTTGAGCTACTGGAATATGTGGGGGGAATTTCACTAAGTATGTCCAGTTGTCTAATTTCCTGACCTGCCAAGGCCAGTTGGTCTTATAGATCAAAGAGAAGTTGTGTGCCAGTTCTTCTTTAGTAACCTGCCCAGCTTCTATGTATACAATCCCTACATTCTTGCCTGTCCCCAAATGCTGATCATTGACATCTGGTACCTCAATTTGGAAGAACCCTAATCCAGTAGCAACACTGCCCATAAACTTGGTTGTGTTCCTCGGCTTTTTCCTGACTGAGCATTCCTCCACCTTGTGGTTCACCATTTTGCAAATGAAACATGCAGGAGCCTGTTGGCATTGGGTTTTGTGGTGTCCAGGCTCACCGCAGCTGTAGCATATCACATCTGCATATTCCTGTGGTGACTCTTTGTTTTTGTACACTGCCTTGCTCTTGTTGACTGGCTTGTTCTTCCTCTGTTGATTTCCTGCATTGCTGTTTTTCCCTTCATTTTGCCCTGAATAGTGCTGTTGTGGTTGCAGGGCAGGGCCTGCTCTGTTCTGTTGATTGCCTATCATGCCAGATCCTTGCAGATTTTGAGCACCTCCATGAGGCTGATTCTGCCCAGACTGGCCACCTGCCGAACCGAGTTGAGCCTGTTGGGGTGGATTCCCTCCTGAAGGCATGTTGGATGAATTCCCACCGCTCCAAGCATGGGGATTGTTCCATTGAttcagagggggggggggagaacggTCCCTGGTACCACGGGGGAGGTGGCCCTCCTTGGAATCCATACCCAAAAGCAAATTGGGGAGGCGGAGGCCCAAATTGAGGATCGAATGGCGGCATCCACTGCCCCTGATTGCCCCCCTCCGCGTTGTTGTTCTGGGATCTGTCTCCCGATCCCTTCTCATGCCCTTGCCCTCTTCCCCTCCCTCGATCTGCCATAACTCTGAGACTGGCAAGATCCGGGGGGGATCCTGCCCACTTATCCCGAGAAATCGAGATGGATCTCACCTTATTGCGATCAAATCCTCTCTCGGGTTGCTTCTGGACAGGGTAGCAGTCGGTGGTGGAGAAGCTTCGCGTGGGGATGAGATCTCTCCTCACCCACACAAGGACAGAGTGGGAATTTGTAGCTGCGCTAGGGCTAACAATTTCCTCATCGATCCATAATTGTCCAAAAATCTCACTCAGGCCCTCATCCTCATCTTCTCCTGGCACGCTTTCCACCTCAGCTTGATTTGACTTTTCCCTCCTCTTTTCCAGCTGCGTTGCATTCCCCAATTCCAGCAGGCCCTCTGAACCTTTCCCATCATCTGCGAAGCAGGGGATCTCGCCGACGACGGTGATCTGCACTGCCTGGCGAGCCCTGAAGTGGCGGGTTGTAGCCCCTTTGTTGATCAGATTCATCAGCTGCAGCGGGGACTGGTCTGCAGCTCTACGGAGTGGGGAATCCAAACCTGGCTCCAACGGAAACTCTGGCACGCTTCCACGGCAAGCTCCCCAGGTCGAGCCCCTCGGAGCGCCATGTAGGTTCAGCTGGGCGGCGGCTGGAGGGACCAGAACGCCTTCCATCTCGCCCGCTGCTCCGGATCTGATGAGTTCATCTCCGCGCGCGCCCATCTGACGATTTTCTCCGGCGAGGTCGATCTCCCTGGCAGCAGACGCTCTAATTCCTCCGGAGTGGCCTCCACACAGATCCTGGTGATGAGCTTCTGGGTCGAATCGCCCCTCAGCGGGCGGCGCATCGACCGCTCCATGCGCTCTCGATGCCTCGCCTCCATCTCTTCTTCCCCCTCTGGATCTCGGAGGGGCCTCTCCTGCGCCATAGGGCAGGCGCAGGCAGGGGCGCTCTCCTTCGATGCAGGGCAGTAGGTGTGGTGGCGACGACGGCGAGCAGCGCGGcgagcggtggtggtggtggtggtggtggtaggcgGAGGGGATGAGGCAGGTCGCAGGAGCGCACATGAGGGGTTCCATACAACATTTTCAATGGATTGTATCTAGTTTGCTCAATAGAATGTGAGATAATAAATAAGGTGATCTCTCATTCTACATTGAAGCTTGTGCAAGGGGTGTTGATTCATGTACATACAAccttcctctctttcctcatttattgtatgacacatcatcaaaaatccTATGTGGCAAAGTCTATCAACACTTAcaaccattggagatgccctatgTGACAAAGTCTACCAACAATTATCTTACAACCATTGGAGATGCCCTGAACAACCATTGGAGATGCCCTGAACAGTGCGTGCATGGCTTTGCATGAATATGAGGACGTTCAGGGGGTCAGATTTTGTCCAGCCCAAGCTCTTAGGAGAAGCACACCAAAAAGTATTCCAAGTCCAGTAAGACAGCATGACACATTTGAAAACAAAGCCTCGTGATTTGCCAATAGTAAAACTCATGCTAGACAGATCAACCTAGAATTGTCATTCAGTAGATCAACAGAACAAAACTCGCTAATAGAAGAAACATCAGTAACAAAACAGGAACAAAGATTTTACAATCCAAACACTTCCTAGTGATCATTTTGTTAAACCAATTGTCGATGCCTTCATGGTTCTACTGTGTTAGGATTTCTGCACGCCCGGTTGTGAGAAAGATCCGTGGTACGTCACAAGAAACCAGCTAGTCGTGAGCTGACAACGCTAGTCATTGCAGAAGCGAGCTGAACCCCTGCTCTTAGCTCTTGAAAGGTGCCTTGATGGTGCCCATGCTCGATCACTCATCTAAGGTGGCCTGTCGCTGGGATAATCTGGTGCTGCGCAATCCCAAGAGGCATTTTTCCATTTTCTTGGTTCTCTCCTGATCCACTGCCATCACAACTGGGTTCCAACAAGCGCACGAGTGAGAGGAAAATCTCCATTCTAGTCACGTCCCTGTTGGCCTGCACAAATGGAACCAAATAAAGGAACACCTGTCAAAAGCAGGCACGGAAGGAAGCAACTGACAATTAAATTCATAGGAAGAAAATGTTGCAACTCGTAGAATCCAAGGATGATCTGTACAAGTGCATGATCCGTGCAATCTGACCCAACCAAGGGATCTTAATAACATTGAACTACTTACCTCAACAGTGAATCGTGCCCAGATTTTATTTTTGCGTGCTTCCATCACACCCCTCAAGATGGTTAGTCCAAGACCTTTGATAAAGTCGGCTATTTCCAGGAAGATTCCTCTGTCATCACAAATCATCTGCAGACATACTGACGTCAACAAATGGGAAGTATGCATATATAACAATATGTGAACTGAGATTAACAGGATGGATACAGAGAACAAACAATAGCAGAATCATTTACCTCCACAAGCATCTGACGAGGCCGGTCGAGATCCTCAACTATGATTGGGCATGTCATAGATTGACTGCCGACGTTGAAGGCCCAAGTTGCACCACCCTCAAAGTAGTCTTTCCAAAGAGGACCATTGTCACCGCTAAGTATCTGTTTGAAGATTATCAAACAGCACAGGAAAAGATTATACAGGGTTTGCAACTATTTTCTCATGGAATAAACTGCAGCGAAAAATAACTGAAATTAGAGTGTGGCGATTCGGTGCCCAGGTGCATCTGCATTGGGGTGTGAAcggtaaattcaaataaaatagcaaaagaaTCGACATTGAAGATGCTCCAATACGCTAGGTGCGTGCAAAAAAATTGTGGTGAAATGGCATTTGAGGAGCTCTCAGGAAAAAAAAACTGGCCTCAAAGGAACTATGAAAAGAACACTTCGGAGCCGATTTTTTTCGTGGGTTAGAGCTCCTCGAATGTCATTTTGCCCAAAAATTTTGCACGCAGCTAGTGTGTTGGAGCATCTTCGATGCCAAATAATTTCAGATTGTTTTGAACTTTttactattttttttgaatttactgttcatcaggTGCAGATGGGCCTGGGCTCAGACGTGGAATACTAGTGTATACCTTAGATTCATTACAATCTTTGAGATTGTCAGCATGCTTTGTCACACTCTGCAAGAAAACCATGTGCTTGATGGTCTTTTCCAGTAAAGCATCAATGCTACACTGTTGACAACAAATGACATGAGAATAGCAGTTATTATGCTACAAGTCCATGAGCATTTTAAAGTGAAGTGATATCTAAATAAAAAAATAATCACCAAAGGACCATAAAATGCAGAAGTCAAACTAGAGGGTACCTTTGCACCATTAGGTACAAGTTCCCGAAGCTCCTTTATACGATCCTGAATAAGCTGACGGTCTTTTGGCCGGGGCTTAGAACTCTCTCCTGGTCGAGATCTCTTTCGATTTGCCTTGTTTGGTGTATCATGACCTTTGCTGTTTGAGGCTGACACGCTTTCACACTTCATGTTATGTCCGCTCTCGATCCAAAGGCGTAACTGAGATTTGTGCATTCCATTGTTTTGGGAAAGACAACCATCCTCGGTCTTCTCTAGGAAACTTGGTTGTTTAACCAAATTTGATACAGCCAACTCATCCTTGACTAGCAAAGGAGGAGCACCAGATGATTCGTGTTGCTTCATCACTTTTGAACCACAATAAGAGCTGCTAGGCATGTCTGTCAATGAAGTCCTGCAAGAGGCACTGTCACCGGAGATCTGCTTGCCACCAGGATTGACACTGGAGATAACTGCGTCCAATAATTGGTCACTATCAGTTAGTGAGAAGATTCCAGAAAAGGGGAACTCATCGTCCAGTGCACCAAATACTGGAGAGGTATCAAGATAAACTGAGGATTCAAGTGCATCTTTTCCTGAGCTAGCCGGTTTTGCAGTGTTCCAGGTCGAATCGCCATCCACATTGCGGCACAGATGAGGAAATTCAGCACCAAATATATCAAACAAATCATTTCCTGCAGTTGGATCCACAAGAAGTGAGGAAGATCGCTCACTTGAAATGTCTGGGAGCTTCTGCCGATCCATATTCTTCAAACCTTGTATTCTTACAGCAATACTGGAGTCATTTACTTCTTTAGCCTTTCTGTTTTGGTAAACACGATCCGAAATATTCACTTGATTATCTTGAGAAAAGTCTGTTTTAAATTCACTAGAAGTTTGAACTTCAGAGCCAGAGGATGGAGCTGCAACAGCATGACATGAGTCTCTTTTGGGACTCCCCATTTTCATAATGAATTGAGCAGATTGGGGGTTTTTATATGAAATAGCCGGTTTGTGCCCTATCATCCCAGAAGTAGAGTTACATCTTTGGTCTAATAGTTGACTTGCTGAGCAGTCATACAAGTTAGACTTGACTATGCTATTACCTTCAGGAAGAAAATCAAAGTTTCCATGACTGTTTAGAAAATCTAACACCTCACCCCCTCCATGCGATGGAGGCAGGTTCCGGAATGCAAGAGATTTTAGCAGAAGATTTCTGGTATCAGACGCCTCTTCCATGTTTCCCATTCCCAATTGTCCATCATTCATCAACAGTGGATGCTTTTCTGCTGATGTTGAGGTAGAAGAGAGAAAATCTGAGCTAACCACACTGCTTTGTGTGGTGCTTTCAACTCTCCTGTCACAGTAAGGAGTTTGTCGTCTGAACCTCACATCAGGAGCATATAAACTGTGGTCTCTGATAGCTTCACCATTTCTCTGTGCCACCTTAAGCAAGGAAGCTTTTCTTCCTATGTTTACTGATGCACTACTTGACATTGCCGTCGCATCAGGAACATAGCACTGTTCATAAGTCGCTGGAGAACCACTGAAGGCTTTTGAGCAACCATCTGTAGGGTAGACACTCAGAAGACCATGTGAAGAGCGTGACTGGACCTTCTGGCTAGAATCATTTTTAGCTGAAGTAGATGCAACCATACTTGATCGATTGTTTAACTGAGAACACAGCTTCTTATACTGAAGCACATAAGTTGTATTTTCCATAACCTGTCATAAAATAAGCATTTTATGAGCTCTGACATGTTGGAACCACAAAGACGAGAGCTAAGTCCTAGTGCTAATGGTACAACGCCAGAGCAAGTCCTCTTGATGCAGTTCGCAAAACGCTAAATAAGTAAATATATCAGAGAGAATTATATATCAATTTTTCATTCCAGTTCACCGCTCCAATCACAAGAAGCTTTGGTCTTCCTAGAACCTCACCGCAAATATAGTCTATATAAGGATTCGAAGGACAGAATATTTGACCAGTCAACTACATAATATTCACAAATTAGTACCACTGTTCTACCTCATGGCCCATACTTAAAAACAAGAATAAAGTTCAAGGCATGTTGAGTGGGATATGTATGCTGATATGCATTGTCAAAAGCAGGGCATCTTACCACACTAGTAGAGCCTAGCTGTAGTACACCACGTGGTAACACAGGAATAATTGCAATAGTCTGCGGAACAACCGAACAAGTATAAATTATTAAGAGATCAAAAGTAAAGAAGTCAGTAAATAATCTAACATGCAAGGGCGAAATTCTACTAACCTGAATGCCAGCTCTGAACTGATAATTCATCTCAGCAGCAACCTATCACCACCAGAAGACAACAGCTTATTGTTCCATTATGAAAGGGAACATAACAATTGGGGATAACCAAAACAGCCAGAGCAACTGATAAAATCAAATTGCATTGTTATTAAAAGAAAATTAGAAATCATCATGTAAAAAGATCATGGTTAGCTCAAGCCTGTGTGGCAAATCATGTTAAGTTGTTAATGAGAAACTCTACATGATTTCCACTTGTTCAAATACCATTTGTGTGCTTTTGCAACTAGCTTATCCAGTGACCACTTATGTGGCAGAACAATAGATCAAACTCACTACAAGCCAAAATTTCAACACAGAAGGAACAAATATGTGAGGACAAAATAACCCCACAAGGATTGTTGCGAACTTGCGATGACATAAATTCCTGGACAGCATGCTATTAATGACACAGCAGCAAAAATGAACCAGACAATACTGAATTAGGGCTACGGGCATGTTTGGTTCATGACTACTTTGCCACAACTAAACTTAGGCAAACTGTGgatgccacaaaaaatgtggcgaacaaaatggccaccacaagtgtggcaagatttggcaaataAATGAGCATGTAgttagaaaagtgtggcaagccataAGTGtgacaatgaaccaaacacatgcctaaggtTTTGTGGCACGACTAAtgttaggtgtggcaaccttaggctacAAACCAAACATGCCCTATATTTATATCAGTTCACGAGAACGAAGAAGAAGAATTTATACCTCGGATCTGAGCCTGTGATCATTGGCAGTATCATGGATAATCCACTGATGACTACCAGTAAAAGCAGCACGGCCGATGGTACTGAAAAAACAGAAAATGTAGCATCTATCCATCAATAAAAGAAATCAACCAAGAACATTGTGCTAGCTAGTAACAAACAAATGATGTTCCCGGTTCTTCCTTACCCTTCTCCAACAACATGAACCTGCGATGCCATAACCTTCCTAACTAGGGTGCACACAGTGCCACCTGATTCACAGCCAACCTCAGAAGCCTCAGATCCAGTTGGACAAGATGCGTGGCCACAGTAGCCATCCTCCCACACTAGATGCCTGCACATCACCAAAGGAAAACAGTGCGCGCAAATcatcaaacaaaacccaaattccCAGCGCATCAAGAAGTTTATTCCACATTGCATTTAGCATTCCTCCATGATCCCCAAATCGTGTCCCCATTTCTCCCTCCCCCAAAAAAGCTTGCACGGAATTGCAACAACATCTCGCACATTCACGCTCTTTTAAGCCTCAGGAGCTAACACGAACTTGCACAGACAAGGCGGTAGTAGCTTTTTGGTTCATGTTCCTTGTTGTAAAGGCGTTACTAAATTTGCAAGCATGAGTGAACGCCCACACGAGCGTACGGGCGTTCTTTTTCCAGGCACCATCTTTCCCACAAGGAAAGGAGTCCCTTATTAGTAATTGCTGAGGAATATACCCATCCTACGAATCTTCCTCGCGGATGCTTCATTCGTACGAGACAAATCTAGCTGAAATGGAATGTTCAAGAAGACTTTGAACCCAGAAAAATGAAGAAAAGACACTGAAGCCTGGGGGGGGAGAGAAAAACTAGAACTTGGTTTTGAGATTTTCCGCAAGATCGAGCGGGGGGAGAAGATTGTGACAAAAAAAGAAGTCCAGGAGAAGGATGGAAGGCTTACACGGGGTCAGCAGCGCCGATGGCCTTCCAGAAGACGGCGTAAGACCACCCGACCTCCTCGCAGAGCCGCCGCAGCGCCTCCCCCACCGCCATCGCCGCAGCCCCAAAGCCCAACGGAACCCTAACGAGCAAACCCTAGCTTCTTCGACGGGGGGAGAGGGCGACGAAAAGACGAGCAAGGACGCCGCTGCCTCCCTAGGCGCAGCGAGAGCCGGCGCGCCCGGCCTGCCTCGCGCGGACCCCGCCGTCCCTCTGCTCCGCCGCAACAGCAACGCCAACACTTGCTCCGTTGGCCGCCGGCGCGCGGCAAGCGGCCATCAGTGGGGCTCGCCACCAGCCGCTGGCGCTGGTCCCAGCGTTGGTGGGGACCTCGGGACCACGGCGCAGCACCAGAGGCAGAGATGCCCGGCAGGAGAATGGCGCGGGGTCCCCGGAGGAGCGTCGGAGCCGCACGGCGgcgggcgagcgagcgagcaatgcggtcttggatttggctgcTGCTGCTACAGCCGCTGCGCGTCCTCGTCAATCTCTTTCTTCCTTCTCCGCTTTCGCTTTGGTTTCTCACTCTGTTCTGGTCTGGTCTGGGAGTCTTTGGCCTCTTTGGGGTGTGCTTGGCTTGTGTGAGTGTGTGAATAAAATTTCGTTCTGGCTTTTTCTTTGTCGCTTTCTTTGGTTGCCCCTCCTTTTCCTTTGTCCATCGCGGCTCCCGAGGCGGGCATCATTCCCTCCACGAGGGGCAGGATGGGCATTCCCCCAGCTAATCACCCTCATCCCCTCCTTTTCCTTTATGTATTTTCACCTAGGTTAAATAGTGCTCCTCTCCAACACACCACCATTCGCTAACAGCTAATATTGATCTAACTATAACCCATGGTCTTACTGAAAGCATATTTCAACATATTTCCTGGATTAATTGTTTAAAACTAATCCCTCCGTTTCACAATACAGGCATAGTTTTTTTGTTGATTCTTTCAAAATCTTGAGAATTGACCCTCCATCCAGATTCTTTCAAAATCTTGCACCCATAAAAAATATATGGGTTCAAGATTCTAGAAGAAGCTGGGGCGAGCCCCAATTCTCAAGATTCTGAGAGAATCGGCCAAAAGAACTGGGCAATAAGAATGTTTTTTAGCATCTTCAAGGTGCATCCGTAAACTTCTCCCAACTGTTCGAACCGCGCTATTTGGACCGCGAAAACCATCCAACGATGTCCTGTATCGATACGTGGGACGGTCCGGacgcgatttctcccgcaaaccggagacaaaacaTAGGGGGCTTTGAGGAGTCCGGATCGatcccaagcccgcttctgacctcCCTAACCCACCAAAACCTTTCCTCCCTCTTCCGCGTGCGTTCCCGCCCGGCGCCACCTGCCCACATTGAAGACGgctcagggcggacgcgacctctcactgccacCGTCATGGAAGCGGCATGTAGGCCGACGGCGCCGTCCGCGACGCGTCTCCGGTGTCCGCGTTGTTCAATGCCGGAGATGCGTGACTAGACGGGACATGGCAGATATCTACCACGCATGTTCAATGCCGCTGTCCGTCCGTATGCCGACATTAACCAAGTTCGccggccgagaaacccactccggcgcCACGCATTGACGCACCCAGAC
This window of the Triticum aestivum cultivar Chinese Spring chromosome 5D, IWGSC CS RefSeq v2.1, whole genome shotgun sequence genome carries:
- the LOC123120118 gene encoding transcription factor LHW, whose translation is MAVGEALRRLCEEVGWSYAVFWKAIGAADPVHLVWEDGYCGHASCPTGSEASEVGCESGGTVCTLVRKVMASQVHVVGEGTIGRAAFTGSHQWIIHDTANDHRLRSEVAAEMNYQFRAGIQTIAIIPVLPRGVLQLGSTSVVMENTTYVLQYKKLCSQLNNRSSMVASTSAKNDSSQKVQSRSSHGLLSVYPTDGCSKAFSGSPATYEQCYVPDATAMSSSASVNIGRKASLLKVAQRNGEAIRDHSLYAPDVRFRRQTPYCDRRVESTTQSSVVSSDFLSSTSTSAEKHPLLMNDGQLGMGNMEEASDTRNLLLKSLAFRNLPPSHGGGEVLDFLNSHGNFDFLPEGNSIVKSNLYDCSASQLLDQRCNSTSGMIGHKPAISYKNPQSAQFIMKMGSPKRDSCHAVAAPSSGSEVQTSSEFKTDFSQDNQVNISDRVYQNRKAKEVNDSSIAVRIQGLKNMDRQKLPDISSERSSSLLVDPTAGNDLFDIFGAEFPHLCRNVDGDSTWNTAKPASSGKDALESSVYLDTSPVFGALDDEFPFSGIFSLTDSDQLLDAVISSVNPGGKQISGDSASCRTSLTDMPSSSYCGSKVMKQHESSGAPPLLVKDELAVSNLVKQPSFLEKTEDGCLSQNNGMHKSQLRLWIESGHNMKCESVSASNSKGHDTPNKANRKRSRPGESSKPRPKDRQLIQDRIKELRELVPNGAKCSIDALLEKTIKHMVFLQSVTKHADNLKDCNESKILSGDNGPLWKDYFEGGATWAFNVGSQSMTCPIIVEDLDRPRQMLVEMICDDRGIFLEIADFIKGLGLTILRGVMEARKNKIWARFTVEANRDVTRMEIFLSLVRLLEPSCDGSGSGENQENGKMPLGIAQHQIIPATGHLR